The Puntigrus tetrazona isolate hp1 chromosome 3, ASM1883169v1, whole genome shotgun sequence genome contains a region encoding:
- the akt1s1 gene encoding uncharacterized protein akt1s1, whose protein sequence is MASVTKSSNPEIPDNHKESWLVLLAAAEAYSQTSGCDLAILTAYKKFRPSGVEVEGTRNHEGGGTQVRKFDYAYHVWGPGALAESSRRYMDDIAVLHSTTLLTAQRHTRLNADEGGAKLGVDVPSDRLSSTGDGVGTVSPNMRLYSQSYPSIYNSAAAIGQPGGPHGNGEREREKAAMEEREKARERTEIEDLEEEDEEEEEEEEEDLDGRRRNLNESAGVFSMDEDSLSRDCEPFFESDGEEESTDGSLSEEAPPPPRGLAMGHLASRSSNPLAMARSLPVSIPVWGYRNNHAPQGDSHSGERVGCTDLDHIAASMKALLVPGATDGTEMFGALPRPRLNTGDFSLKH, encoded by the exons ATGGCCTCTGTCACCAAATCCTCTAACCCCGAGATCCCCGATAATCACAAGGAGAGCTGGCTGGTGCTGCTCGCAGCCGCCGAGGCTTACAGCCAGACGTCCGGCTGTGATCTGGCCATTTTGACCGCCTACAAGAAGTTCCGTCCTTCCGGGGTCGAGGTGGAAGGAACGAGGAATCACGAAGGGGGCGGGACTCAGGTGCGGAAGTTTGATTATGCGTATCACGTTTGGGGACCGGGGGCCCTAGCTGAGTCGTCACGGCGATACATGGATGACATCGCAGTCCTGCACTCCACCACTTTACTGACGGCTCAGAGACACACGCGTTTAAACGCAGATGAAGGAGGAGCCAAACTGGGTGTGGATGTGCCGTCTGACAGACTG AGCTCGACTGGAGATGGAGTCGGGACTGTTAGTCCCAACATGAGGCTGTATTCTCAGAGCTACCCGTCGATCTACAACTCGGCCGCTGCTATTGGCCAGCCGGGTGGTCCGCATGGGAATGGGGAGCGGGAAAGGGAGAAAGCTGCGATGGAGGAACGCGAGAAGGCAAGAGAAAGGACAGAAATTGAGGACttggaggaagaggatgaggaagaagaggaggaggaggaagaggatttGGATGGGAGGAGGCGTAACCTGAATGAATCTGCAG gtGTCTTTTCAATGGATGAGGATTCTTTGTCCCGTGACTGTGAGCCCTTCTTTGAGTCTGACGGGGAGGAGGAGAGCACTGATg GCTCTCTGAGTGAGGAAGCACCTCCCCCTCCACGTGGCTTGGCAATGGGTCACCTGGCGTCTCGCTCTTCTAACCCTTTGGCAATGGCCCGTTCACTGCCCGTGTCTATACCGGTGTGGGGCTACAGGAACAACCATGCCCCTCAGGGTGACTCCCACAGTGGAGAACGG GTGGGCTGTACAGACCTGGACCACATAGCTGCCAGTATGAAAGCTCTGCTCGTCCCGGGAGCCACGGACGGGACGGAGATGTTTGGAGCACTGCCACGACCTCGCCTAAACACGGGCGACTTCTCTCTGAAGCACTGA
- the tbc1d17 gene encoding TBC1 domain family member 17: MEAKPESHKLIFEKEGVYLHTNAKRSNQDTTIPGFIRIVERDGEPALEWSPVEEDVRNAPAVFYAKKDGEGGEEETKFDPGYEPDWAVISTVKQERRQEHPPVRETGQWGSFSLPLSELYSLRRARFSLGRNFLVLTTRGGDPLPPLHFHRGGTRELLKAMQRYIRLAPSPMDGRLFLAYPHDSGALSQSFDELHLFDDTSADLVSRFIQDPYATTFGGFSKVTNFFRGALRHPESPLGNRSPQDAHFPHSADEEPGFELITCGAELGPRPEVKRGKPLDNWDQFLDPEGRVTDPQKVKELVFRGGIVPSLRKEVWKFLLGFYPWNSTTKEREDILQVKTDEYFRMKVQWKSVSEEQEMRNSLFRGYRSLIERDVNRTDRHNSFFSGNENPGLMLLHDVLMTYCMYNFDLGYVQGMSDLLSPLLFVTQNEVESFWCLTGFMDLVHQNFEESQEAMKQQLLQLSLLLRALDPELCDYLDSQDSGSLCFCFRWLLIWFKREFSFEDILSLWEVLWTRLPCENFHLLMACSILESQKGELIGSNHDFNSILKHINELTMKLDLHSVLCGAEAIYLQLTNCKELSLKVQEVLGLRVPSSSSGESPDTEPTETDTLLVQSEARGASSCQPFNGQTAQRPPPTYP, from the exons ATGGAGGCGAAGCCAGAGAGTCACAAA CTGATCTTTGAGAAGGAGGGTGTTTACCTCCACACCAATGCCAAAAGAAGCAATCAGGACACAACCATCCCCGGCTTCATCCGGATAGTGGAGCGG GATGGAGAGCCGGCACTGGAGTGGAGCCCTGTTGAGGAGGATGTGAGAAATGCTCCTGCGGTCTTTTACGCCAAAAAG GATGGGGAAGGAGGGGAAGAGGAAACGAAGTTTGACCCAGGCTATGAGCCAGACTGGGCCGTCATCAGTACAGTCAAGCAGGAAAGACGGCAAGAGCACCCACCAGTCAGAGAAACGG GTCAGTGGGGCTCATTCTCCCTGCCCCTTTCAGAGCTGTACTCTCTCCGGAGGGCTCGCTTCTCTCTGGGCAGGAACTTCTTGGTACTGACCACCAGAGGGGGCGATCCTCTCCCTCCCCTGCACTTCCATCGAGGGGGCACTAGAGAGCTGCTAAAAGCCATGCAGCGTTACATCAGACTGGCCCC GTCTCCCATGGACGGTAGGCTCTTCCTGGCGTACCCGCATGATTCTGGGGCCCTGTCGCAGTCGTTTGATGAGCTGCACCTCTTTGATGATACCAGTGCAGATCTAGTGTCT AGGTTCATTCAAGACCCTTACGCGACCACATTCGGGGGATTCTCCAAAGTAACTAACTTCTTCCGGGGAGCGCTCAGACATCCAGAGTCGCCCCTCGGTAACCGCTCACCCCAGGACGCTCATTTCCCACACTCAGCTGATGAGGAGCCGGGCTTTGAGCTCATTACCTGC GGGGCAGAGCTCGGCCCCAGACCGGAGGTCAAAAGAGGAAAGCCTTTGGATAACTGGGATCAGTTTTTGGATCCAGAGGGCCGTGTCACTGATCCACAGAAGGTCAAGGAGCTGGTGTTTAGAGGG GGCATTGTTCCATCTCTGCGGAAGGAAGTGTGGAAGTTCTTACTGGGGTTCTACCCGTGGAACAGCACAaccaaagagagagaggacatCCTTCAGGTGAAAAC GGATGAGTATTTCAGGATGAAGGTTCAGTGGAAGTCAGTCAGTGAAGAGCAGGAGATGAGGAACTCCCTCTTCCGAGGGTACCGTAGTTTAATAG AACGGGATGTGAATCGAACGGACAGACACAATTCCTTCTTTTCTGGGAATGAGAACCCAGGACTTATGCTGCTCCATGACGTGCTGATGACTTATTGCATGTATAACTTCGATCTgg GTTATGTCCAGGGCATGAGTGATCTtctttctcctctcctctttgTTACCCAGAATGAGGTGGAGTCCTTCTGGTGTTTGACAGGCTTTATGGATTTAGTG CACCAAAACTTTGAAGAGTCACAAGAGGCCATGAAACAGCAGCTGCTTCAGCTCAGTCTTCTGCTGAGAGCACTTGATCCAGAGCTGTGTGACTATCTGG aCTCTCAGGACAGTGGTTCACTTTGTTTCTGTTTCCGTTGGTTGCTGATTTGGTTTAAGAGAGAATTCTCTTTTGAAGACATCTTGAGTCTTTGGGAG GTTCTGTGGACCCGTCTGCCTTGTGAAAACTTCCACTTACTTATGGCCTGCTCCATTCTTGAGTCACAAAAAGGGGAGCTGATTGGTTCAAATCACGATTTTAACTCTATACTGAAG caCATTAATGAGCTGACCATGAAGCTGGACCTGCATTCAGTACTCTGTGGAGCAGAGGCTATTTATTTGCAGCTGACAAACTGCAAG GAGCTATCTTTGAAAGTACAGGAAGTTCTTGGGCTGCGTGTCCCTTCCAGCTCATCAGGAGAGAGTCCAGACACCGAGCCCACAGAGACAGACACCCTTCTCGTTCAGTCCGAGGCCAGAGGAGCTTCATCCTGCCAGCCGTTTAATGGACAGACCGCACAGCGCCCGCCTCCTACATACCCCTAA